A stretch of the Perca fluviatilis chromosome 17, GENO_Pfluv_1.0, whole genome shotgun sequence genome encodes the following:
- the LOC120545314 gene encoding uncharacterized protein LOC120545314 yields MGGSELTPTTRHLSELMDKLKKHASSFIEKFGRSEQRLREIVAEFREITYEVRKMQERTDKVRRVGTGALGVSAIGMPIGLLAGGAGVAGAEAAGGAGVASAFLATLWPSAAAAAAAAAGASVIATAGTIGAVIATGSAIFVAGANVTKKRSESGSINKVKQLRKEFMEIVEPLKNDLEEIKKTCEELEQRSAERQAGITLTDMLKFQCSVSEQGSSDGVLSTMWKVFTPTASPEEDRKLPDSIIQSADLSQKVIDDLKKMKEELKDFRNSDHTRCSLKKGLMSRVVTKQRHKMASDAPGGNPAHVSQ; encoded by the coding sequence ATGGGGGGTTCAGAGTTAACACCAACAACAAGACATCTCTCTGAATTAATGgacaaacttaaaaaacatGCATCTTCATTCATCGAAAAGTTTGGCAGGAGTGAACAAAGGTTGAGAGAGATTGTTGCAGAGTTTAGGGAGATCACTTATGAAGTGAGAAAGATGCAGGAGAGAACAGATAAAGTCAGAAGAGTAGGAACTGGTGCACTAGGAGTCTCAGCCATTGGCATGCCGATTGGCTTACTTGCAGGCGGAGCAGGAGTAGCAGGAGCAGAAGCAGCAGGAGGGGCAGGAGTAGCATCAGCCTTTTTAGCAACATTATGGCcaagtgcagcagcagcagcagcagcagcagcaggagcatCAGTAATCGCAACAGCAGGAACAATAGGAGCAGTAATAGCAACAGGATCAGCCATTTTTGTTGCTGGtgcaaatgtaacaaaaaagaGATCAGAGAGTGGAagtataaataaagtaaaacagcTGAGGAAAGAGTTCATGGAGATCGTTGAACCGCTGAAGAATGATCTGGAAGAAATAAAGAAGACGTGTGAGGAGTTGGAGCAAAGATCAGCTGAACGTCAGGCTGGAATCACTCTGACAGATATGTTGAAGTTTCAGTGCTCAGTGTCTGAACAGGGTAGTAGTGACGGAGTATTGTCTACTATGTGGAAAGTCTTCACACCTACTGCATCCCCTGAAGAGGACAGAAAGTTACCAGACTCCATCATCCAGTCAGCTGATCTCTCTCAGAAAGTCATTGATGACTTGAAGAAGATGAAGGAAGAACTCAAAGACTTCAGAAACAGTGACCATACACGCTGCAGTCTGAAGAAAGGATTAATGAGCCGTGTAGTAACGAAGCAGCGCCACAAGATGGCATCTGATGCACCGGGTGGGAACCCTGCacatgtttcacaataa